Proteins encoded by one window of Petrotoga mexicana DSM 14811:
- a CDS encoding NADH-dependent [FeFe] hydrogenase, group A6: MKVKINNREYEFDQEISILDATKKAHIKIPTLCYSEKLEPFGSCRLCSVEIKGERTLKPACVTKITDGMEIFTHSQRVRKTRKTIMELIIASHGINCNLNCLTCSKSGSCEIKEVAEEIGVTEIRVPPISNGLPEDRSSYSIVREPQKCIVCNRCVRKCSEVQSVNILTIANRGPDTYVTTFMDKGMGNVDCTNCGQCILECPTGALHEVYQMDQVWAALSDESKYVIVQTAPAVRVAIAEEFGAEPGKIATKQMVAGLRLLGFDKVFDTNFAADLTIMEEANEFIERFKNNGKLPLFTSCSPGWVKFLEHNYPEFIDNLSSCKSPQQMFGAIAKTYYANKLGISKEDTVVVSVMPCTAKKFERVRSEMKGDVDYVLTTRELAKMFKLAGIDLLNVPQEEYDEPLGISSGAGAIFGATGGVMEAALRTAYEVITGKELEKLDFESVRGIEGIKQATVEIDGINLKVAVVNGLGNARKVLEMIKSGEKEFQFVEFMACPGGCIGGGGQPIPTNNEILLKRMQAIYEIDRSLSIRKSHENPAIKTLYEEFLGEPLSEKSHELLHTTYIARS, encoded by the coding sequence ACTTTGCTCAGTTGAAATAAAGGGGGAAAGAACCTTAAAACCAGCTTGTGTAACAAAAATAACCGATGGTATGGAAATTTTTACTCATTCTCAAAGAGTAAGAAAGACAAGAAAAACTATCATGGAATTGATAATAGCTTCTCATGGAATAAATTGCAACTTAAATTGTCTTACATGTTCAAAATCCGGCAGTTGTGAGATAAAAGAGGTTGCCGAAGAAATAGGTGTAACTGAAATAAGGGTCCCTCCAATATCTAATGGTCTACCAGAAGATAGAAGCAGTTATTCAATTGTGAGAGAACCACAAAAATGTATCGTTTGTAACCGGTGCGTCAGAAAATGCTCAGAAGTCCAGTCGGTTAACATATTAACGATTGCAAATAGAGGGCCAGATACATACGTGACAACTTTCATGGACAAAGGTATGGGGAACGTAGATTGTACAAATTGTGGGCAATGTATTTTAGAATGCCCCACAGGAGCATTACACGAGGTCTACCAAATGGATCAAGTATGGGCTGCTCTCTCTGACGAAAGTAAATATGTAATCGTGCAAACGGCTCCTGCCGTTAGAGTTGCAATAGCTGAAGAATTCGGAGCGGAACCAGGAAAAATCGCAACAAAACAAATGGTTGCGGGCTTAAGATTGTTAGGATTTGATAAAGTCTTCGATACTAACTTTGCTGCTGACTTAACGATAATGGAAGAAGCAAATGAATTCATTGAAAGATTCAAAAATAATGGAAAGCTTCCTTTATTCACGTCCTGTAGTCCCGGATGGGTTAAATTCTTAGAACATAATTATCCCGAATTTATTGATAACCTTTCATCGTGTAAATCTCCTCAACAGATGTTTGGAGCTATTGCCAAAACATATTATGCAAACAAATTAGGAATCTCAAAAGAAGATACGGTTGTCGTTTCTGTCATGCCATGTACCGCCAAGAAATTTGAACGAGTTAGGTCAGAAATGAAGGGTGATGTTGATTATGTATTAACTACCCGTGAATTGGCAAAAATGTTTAAACTAGCTGGCATAGATTTGTTGAACGTTCCACAGGAGGAGTACGATGAACCTCTAGGTATCTCTTCTGGTGCCGGTGCAATTTTTGGAGCAACGGGTGGTGTTATGGAAGCTGCTCTTAGGACTGCCTACGAAGTAATAACCGGTAAAGAATTAGAAAAATTGGACTTTGAATCCGTTAGAGGCATCGAAGGAATAAAGCAAGCTACTGTAGAAATTGATGGAATAAATTTAAAAGTGGCTGTCGTGAATGGTTTAGGGAACGCCAGAAAGGTTTTAGAAATGATCAAAAGCGGTGAAAAAGAGTTTCAATTTGTGGAATTCATGGCATGTCCAGGTGGATGTATTGGTGGAGGTGGTCAACCTATCCCAACAAACAATGAAATACTCCTAAAAAGGATGCAAGCGATATACGAAATTGACAGATCCCTGTCAATAAGAAAATCTCATGAAAACCCTGCTATCAAAACTTTATACGAAGAATTTCTTGGAGAACCATTAAGCGAGAAATCTCATGAATTGTTGCACACAACCTATATTGCAAGAAGCTAA
- a CDS encoding sensor histidine kinase, translating to MTVWYLLIMAILLLVFGLSSYYALSYSLYDNIDNFLLTRMGDFKGVLEKTENVEDIENIKALPNEMIYIYSDDASLLRFYGYLIKIPDIQGKVQKANAGETFFFNLTTDFNWNTRFYVSTAKLKENSNVVIIIGRFTNEIENVLARLKMILISTGVLVMILAGIGGFFYADSSLKPVEKIIDTAKNIEENNLNERIKVKTQDELGRLASTLNQMISRLEKAFEQQKQFTADVSHDLRTPLSIIQAESSLSLKKDRSIEEYKKSLELILEETSYMSEIIDKLLFLARSDNKTQFYNFTKTNLKSLLEEVIKKVSPLYLNKGLALEVAKLEELYIRADKDKLKEAIINILDNSLKYTDKGKVTISSVKKGNFAKISIEDTGRGIPKEDLNRIFDRFYRGDKARTSSEKSTGLGLAIVKEIVNAHDGRIEVKSEVGKGTVFSLFLPIEK from the coding sequence CCTATATGATAATATTGATAATTTTTTGTTGACAAGAATGGGTGATTTTAAAGGAGTATTAGAAAAAACAGAAAATGTTGAAGATATTGAAAATATAAAAGCGTTGCCAAACGAAATGATTTACATTTATAGTGATGATGCTAGTTTATTAAGGTTTTATGGCTATCTTATAAAAATACCAGACATTCAGGGGAAGGTACAAAAAGCCAATGCAGGCGAAACATTTTTCTTCAATTTAACCACCGACTTCAATTGGAACACTAGATTTTATGTTTCAACTGCAAAGCTAAAAGAAAATTCGAATGTTGTCATAATCATTGGAAGATTTACTAATGAGATAGAGAATGTTTTGGCTCGTTTGAAAATGATTCTGATATCGACTGGTGTTTTGGTAATGATTCTTGCTGGGATAGGGGGATTTTTTTATGCCGATAGTTCTCTTAAACCTGTTGAAAAAATTATAGATACGGCAAAAAATATCGAAGAAAATAATTTAAATGAAAGGATAAAAGTAAAAACGCAAGATGAGTTAGGAAGGCTAGCTTCCACGTTGAATCAAATGATTTCGAGACTTGAAAAAGCCTTTGAACAACAGAAGCAATTCACCGCAGATGTTTCTCACGATTTAAGAACCCCACTTTCGATAATACAAGCGGAAAGTAGTTTGTCTTTGAAAAAAGACAGGTCGATAGAGGAGTATAAAAAATCTTTAGAGTTGATCTTAGAAGAAACTTCTTATATGTCAGAAATTATAGATAAATTGCTATTTTTAGCCAGGAGTGATAACAAAACTCAATTTTACAATTTTACCAAAACTAATTTGAAATCTTTGTTGGAAGAAGTAATAAAAAAAGTTAGTCCTTTGTACCTCAACAAAGGTTTAGCATTAGAAGTTGCAAAGTTGGAAGAGCTATATATCAGGGCAGATAAAGATAAATTAAAAGAAGCTATTATAAATATTTTAGATAATTCTTTAAAATATACGGATAAAGGGAAAGTTACTATTTCTTCTGTTAAAAAAGGTAATTTTGCTAAAATATCTATAGAAGACACTGGTAGAGGTATTCCTAAAGAAGATTTAAATAGAATATTCGATCGTTTCTATAGGGGAGATAAAGCAAGGACAAGCAGTGAAAAAAGTACTGGATTAGGACTGGCAATTGTTAAAGAGATCGTTAATGCTCATGATGGAAGAATAGAAGTGAAGAGTGAAGTTGGAAAAGGAACTGTGTTTTCTTTATTTTTGCCTATTGAAAAATAA